Proteins from a single region of Azospira inquinata:
- a CDS encoding electron transfer flavoprotein subunit alpha/FixB family protein has translation MSATAPGAAPAAPAAKKRRAALDPKYADNRGVWVLVEHERGQVHPVSWELMGQGRKLADALEVELTAILIAPPGEVTQGFCREAFAYGADRCRLVADPLLADYRNQPYTHALTELVRSHKPEILLLGATTQGRDLAGSVATTLETGLTADCTRLEVDLEGRTLLSSRPTFGGSLMCTIVNHKTRPQMATVRPRVMPMPEHREGREGPVEVSALGLTEDQIATKLVEFIPDQDRNQPQLAFADFIVAGGRGLGSADNFAQLTALARTIGAEVGASRAAVHAGWAEPERQVGQSGKTVRPKLYIAAGISGAVQHRVGMEGSDLVLAINTDPLAPIFQIANYGLVGNALELLPALERAFQKKLAQLRAARQAAATERPAKTGEGDSTHA, from the coding sequence ATGAGCGCAACCGCACCGGGGGCTGCCCCCGCCGCGCCCGCCGCCAAGAAGCGCCGGGCCGCTCTCGATCCCAAGTACGCCGATAACCGGGGCGTCTGGGTGCTGGTGGAACATGAACGGGGCCAGGTCCATCCCGTCTCCTGGGAACTCATGGGCCAGGGCCGCAAGCTGGCCGACGCCCTGGAGGTGGAACTGACCGCCATCCTCATCGCCCCCCCGGGGGAAGTGACCCAGGGCTTTTGCCGGGAAGCCTTCGCCTACGGCGCCGACCGCTGCCGTCTGGTGGCCGATCCCCTCCTGGCGGACTACCGCAACCAGCCCTACACCCACGCCCTGACCGAACTGGTGCGCAGCCACAAGCCGGAAATCCTGCTGCTGGGCGCCACCACCCAGGGCCGGGATCTGGCCGGGTCCGTGGCCACCACCCTGGAAACGGGCCTCACCGCCGACTGCACCCGCCTGGAAGTGGATCTGGAAGGCCGCACCCTGCTCTCCTCCCGCCCCACCTTCGGCGGCAGTCTGATGTGCACCATCGTCAATCACAAGACCCGGCCCCAGATGGCCACCGTGCGCCCCCGGGTCATGCCCATGCCGGAACACCGGGAAGGCCGGGAGGGTCCGGTGGAGGTGAGCGCCCTGGGCCTCACCGAGGACCAGATCGCCACCAAGCTGGTGGAATTTATCCCGGATCAGGACCGCAATCAGCCCCAGCTGGCCTTTGCCGATTTCATCGTAGCCGGGGGCCGGGGCCTGGGTTCGGCGGACAATTTCGCCCAGCTCACCGCCCTGGCCCGCACCATCGGCGCCGAGGTGGGGGCCTCCCGGGCCGCCGTCCACGCGGGCTGGGCCGAACCGGAACGCCAGGTGGGCCAGTCAGGAAAGACGGTGCGTCCCAAGCTCTATATCGCCGCCGGCATTTCCGGCGCCGTTCAGCACCGGGTGGGCATGGAAGGCTCAGACCTGGTGCTGGCCATCAACACCGATCCCCTGGCCCCCATTTTCCAGATCGCCAATTACGGTCTGGTGGGCAATGCCCTGGAACTGCTGCCCGCCCTGGAGCGGGCCTTCCAGAAAAAACTCGCCCAGCTGCGGGCGGCCCGCCAGGCCGCCGCCACAGAGCGCCCGGCCAAGACCGGGGAGGGAGATAGCACCCATGCGTGA
- a CDS encoding ferritin-like domain-containing protein, with protein MAFMENTMPQTLNKVLHDPFIFLAHAVRLEEEAAAGFSELADAMDTLGNPDAAEFFRRMAEFSRRHLAQARARVGARPLPELGPMEWEWPDGASPERVGWHGVDGLMGVDAALDLALESENRGQRFYAQIAQTTDNAKIRAWAEEFAAEEAEHVRLLEEKLARLLG; from the coding sequence ATGGCATTCATGGAAAACACCATGCCCCAGACCCTCAATAAAGTCCTTCACGATCCTTTCATTTTTCTCGCCCACGCCGTGCGCCTGGAAGAGGAAGCCGCCGCCGGTTTCAGCGAACTGGCGGATGCCATGGACACCCTGGGCAATCCGGATGCGGCGGAATTTTTTCGGCGCATGGCCGAATTCTCCCGGCGTCACCTGGCCCAGGCCCGGGCCCGGGTGGGGGCCCGCCCCCTGCCGGAACTGGGCCCCATGGAATGGGAATGGCCCGACGGGGCCAGCCCGGAACGGGTGGGCTGGCACGGGGTGGACGGCCTCATGGGAGTAGACGCGGCCCTGGATCTGGCCCTGGAAAGCGAAAACCGGGGCCAACGCTTCTACGCCCAGATCGCCCAAACCACGGACAACGCCAAGATTCGGGCCTGGGCCGAAGAATTCGCCGCGGAAGAAGCGGAACACGTGCGCCTGCTGGAAGAAAAGCTAGCCCGGCTGCTGGGCTAA
- a CDS encoding putative bifunctional diguanylate cyclase/phosphodiesterase, which produces MPPALSDQQALAILYDLALTLGSQVSVNGLLTKTVQRLLFHTGFPLGLCLSDLEPVGEEWVAARVEVVIGDYALARKKEEPLRLPAALAIGAASLEEAPELLARLPTRRPQRVFLRLPVEGLGVILLLGPQQPDTRLSLAELFTPILARLPTAIALCRSYEREVQHQVEQVAYYDPLTGLPNSILFSSTLRQAVARVRHQGGWLAVVYLDVDDFRNINARYGELLGDRLLVALGKRLSGHLQTGEMVGYLGGDEFALILPDLGGWDDVDERIVRILQSNRSPLVLDGDSYDLSYSAGIAVLPVDADDADALLRHAQEALHQAKQESRGYFRLFDGEQDKKRHLRREMLHSLESALERRELVLYYQPKVDLRQGTVVGFEALVRWRHPQRGLLLPGQFLPPVENSDFMIALGEWAMREALDQSLRWETLGLKTRVSVNIAGRHLLLPDFADRVALVLGEVPQARPDALDIEILESSTFQDYDRVRQTMDRCRALGVSFSLDDFGTGYSSLAYLSQLPVSTIKIDQMFVRRLFDQREDPAIIQAVDQIATVFGREVVAEGVETREHGMLLVSMGCSLGQGFGIGRPMAGEAVPEWVAAYRLPEEWRAAAGLAWRSSLYDIFRARHCHHLWQDRMVECVQRQEAFPVDGPVCELVARVGELRGEQPEDPSLAALQQALWSVESLGARLLADGQRGAWEAARAGLSEFLQASAAVLAGLDRLAGLPERGPEVSE; this is translated from the coding sequence GTGCCTCCAGCCCTAAGCGACCAGCAGGCCCTGGCCATTCTCTACGACCTGGCCCTGACCCTGGGCAGCCAGGTGAGCGTGAACGGCCTGCTTACCAAGACCGTGCAGCGCCTTCTTTTCCATACCGGTTTTCCCCTGGGCCTTTGCCTCTCTGATCTGGAGCCGGTGGGGGAGGAGTGGGTGGCCGCCCGGGTGGAGGTGGTGATCGGGGACTATGCCCTGGCCCGGAAGAAGGAGGAGCCCCTGCGTCTGCCCGCTGCCCTGGCTATCGGGGCCGCTAGCCTGGAGGAGGCACCGGAACTCCTGGCCCGCTTGCCCACCCGGCGACCCCAGCGGGTTTTTCTGCGCCTGCCGGTGGAGGGGCTGGGGGTGATTTTGCTGCTCGGCCCCCAGCAGCCCGATACCCGCCTTTCCCTGGCTGAACTCTTTACCCCCATTCTTGCCCGTCTGCCCACCGCCATTGCCCTGTGCCGCTCCTACGAGCGGGAGGTGCAGCACCAGGTGGAGCAGGTGGCCTATTACGATCCCCTCACCGGCCTGCCCAACAGCATTCTCTTTTCCTCCACCCTGCGTCAGGCCGTGGCCCGGGTGCGGCACCAGGGGGGCTGGCTGGCGGTGGTTTATCTGGATGTGGATGATTTCCGCAATATCAACGCCCGCTACGGGGAACTGCTCGGGGACCGGCTCCTGGTGGCCCTGGGCAAACGCCTGAGCGGCCATCTGCAAACCGGGGAAATGGTGGGCTATCTGGGAGGGGACGAATTCGCCCTGATTCTCCCAGACCTGGGGGGCTGGGACGACGTGGATGAGCGCATTGTGCGCATCCTCCAGTCCAACCGCAGTCCCCTGGTGCTGGACGGGGACAGCTACGATCTTTCCTATTCGGCGGGCATCGCCGTCCTGCCTGTGGATGCGGATGACGCGGATGCCCTGCTGCGCCACGCCCAGGAGGCCCTGCACCAGGCCAAGCAGGAATCCCGGGGCTATTTCCGCCTGTTTGACGGGGAACAGGACAAAAAGCGCCACCTGCGCCGGGAAATGCTCCATAGCCTGGAAAGCGCCCTGGAACGCCGGGAACTGGTGCTTTACTACCAGCCCAAGGTGGATCTGCGCCAGGGCACGGTGGTGGGTTTCGAAGCCCTGGTGCGCTGGCGTCATCCCCAGCGGGGCTTGTTGCTACCGGGCCAGTTCCTGCCCCCGGTGGAAAATAGCGATTTCATGATCGCCCTGGGGGAATGGGCCATGCGGGAAGCCCTGGACCAGTCCCTACGCTGGGAAACCCTGGGGCTGAAAACCCGGGTCAGCGTCAATATCGCCGGGCGCCACCTGCTTCTGCCCGACTTTGCCGACCGGGTCGCCCTGGTGCTGGGGGAGGTGCCCCAGGCCCGGCCCGACGCCCTGGACATCGAAATCCTGGAATCTTCCACCTTTCAGGATTACGACCGGGTGCGCCAGACCATGGACCGGTGCCGGGCCCTGGGGGTGAGCTTTTCCCTGGATGACTTTGGCACCGGTTATTCCTCCCTGGCCTATCTCAGCCAGCTGCCCGTTTCCACCATCAAAATCGACCAGATGTTCGTGCGTCGCCTGTTTGACCAGCGGGAAGATCCGGCCATCATCCAGGCGGTGGACCAGATCGCCACGGTTTTTGGCCGGGAGGTGGTGGCGGAGGGGGTGGAAACCCGGGAACACGGCATGTTGCTGGTGAGCATGGGGTGCAGCCTGGGTCAGGGCTTCGGCATTGGCCGTCCCATGGCCGGAGAGGCGGTGCCCGAGTGGGTGGCCGCCTATCGGCTGCCGGAAGAATGGCGGGCGGCGGCCGGTCTGGCCTGGCGTTCCAGCCTCTACGATATTTTCCGCGCCCGCCATTGCCACCATTTGTGGCAGGACCGGATGGTGGAATGTGTGCAGCGCCAGGAAGCCTTTCCGGTGGATGGGCCGGTCTGCGAGCTGGTGGCCCGGGTGGGGGAATTGCGAGGGGAACAGCCGGAAGACCCATCCCTGGCCGCCCTGCAACAGGCCCTGTGGTCCGTGGAAAGCCTGGGGGCCCGGCTGCTGGCCGATGGCCAACGGGGGGCCTGGGAGGCGGCCCGGGCCGGGCTGTCCGAATTTCTCCAGGCCTCCGCCGCCGTTTTGGCCGGGTTGGACCGTCTGGCCGGGTTGCCGGAAAGGGGGCCGGAAGTCTCCGAATAG
- a CDS encoding FIST signal transduction protein, with translation MKLEYEVIGEGVKKMRDGVYLEQLSEASVLAALAAWGGGVAGDFHVLALVPEGERERVPLLQEACRQAGVVLAGGVFPQLLVDRELVGQGVVLLRIQGAPAPLLVEQVSRTEAVEPLAARLADYVESGLGEEEEGALFCIFDGLVPNISTHLDAWYLALADRVRYFGVNGGSESFTPMPCLFDGERCLADGVLLQLLPRHPGAFLEHCYGVPEQVITATSAQGNRIVQIDWQPALERYREIMARQYGVAIDRDNFYQHAVHFPFGILRADGEVLVRIPVGLDDKGAIVCVGEIPPYAVLTLLDARQCGDAAAALARDLAQEPGMAAEPLVLFYCAGRRMHLGSAAMAEEIGEVAQLTGHRRLLGALSLGEIGASARGGYPLFHNATLVGVPCLQP, from the coding sequence ATGAAGCTGGAATATGAGGTAATTGGGGAAGGGGTAAAAAAGATGCGGGATGGGGTCTATCTGGAACAACTGAGTGAGGCCTCGGTGCTGGCTGCCCTGGCCGCCTGGGGCGGCGGGGTGGCCGGGGATTTCCATGTGCTGGCCTTGGTGCCGGAAGGGGAGCGGGAACGGGTGCCCCTGCTCCAGGAGGCCTGCCGCCAGGCCGGGGTGGTGCTGGCGGGGGGCGTGTTTCCCCAGCTATTGGTGGATCGGGAATTGGTGGGCCAAGGGGTGGTGCTGCTGCGCATCCAGGGGGCGCCCGCCCCCCTGCTGGTGGAGCAGGTTTCCCGGACTGAGGCGGTGGAACCCCTGGCGGCCCGGCTGGCCGATTATGTGGAGTCCGGGCTGGGCGAAGAGGAGGAGGGGGCCCTGTTTTGTATCTTCGACGGCCTGGTGCCCAATATTTCCACCCATCTGGATGCCTGGTACCTGGCCCTGGCGGACCGGGTGCGCTATTTCGGGGTCAATGGGGGCAGCGAAAGCTTTACCCCCATGCCCTGCCTGTTCGACGGGGAACGCTGCCTGGCGGACGGGGTGCTGCTACAACTCCTGCCCCGCCATCCGGGGGCCTTCCTGGAACATTGTTACGGGGTGCCGGAGCAGGTCATTACGGCCACCTCGGCCCAGGGCAATCGGATTGTCCAGATCGACTGGCAACCGGCCCTGGAGCGTTACCGGGAAATCATGGCCCGGCAATACGGGGTGGCCATCGACCGGGATAATTTCTACCAGCACGCGGTTCATTTTCCCTTCGGTATTCTGCGGGCGGACGGGGAGGTGCTGGTGCGCATTCCCGTGGGCCTGGACGACAAGGGGGCTATTGTCTGCGTCGGGGAAATTCCCCCCTATGCGGTGCTGACCCTGCTGGATGCCCGCCAATGTGGGGATGCGGCCGCCGCCCTGGCCCGGGATCTGGCCCAGGAGCCGGGTATGGCGGCGGAGCCCTTGGTGCTCTTTTACTGCGCCGGGCGGCGCATGCACCTGGGCTCGGCGGCCATGGCCGAGGAAATCGGGGAGGTGGCCCAGTTGACCGGCCATCGCCGTCTCCTGGGGGCCCTCAGCCTGGGGGAAATCGGCGCCTCCGCCCGGGGCGGCTATCCCCTGTTCCATAACGCCACTTTAGTGGGGGTGCCGTGCCTCCAGCCCTAA
- a CDS encoding ferredoxin family protein, with translation MTTETLTPTVNVEEKLFQNRYRVDSGRPHIHIKNAATCATCDTQSCVWCCPAGCWRLENGKVDLVTDGCLECGTCRVVCAPKNVDWNYPRGGFGILFKFG, from the coding sequence ATGACCACGGAAACCCTGACCCCCACGGTGAATGTGGAAGAAAAGCTGTTCCAAAACCGTTACCGGGTGGATAGCGGCCGCCCCCACATTCACATCAAGAACGCCGCCACCTGCGCTACCTGCGACACCCAGTCCTGCGTCTGGTGCTGCCCGGCGGGCTGCTGGCGCCTGGAAAACGGCAAGGTGGACCTGGTCACGGACGGCTGCCTGGAATGCGGCACCTGCCGGGTGGTCTGCGCCCCCAAGAATGTGGACTGGAACTACCCCCGGGGCGGATTCGGTATACTTTTCAAGTTCGGTTAA
- a CDS encoding electron transfer flavoprotein subunit beta/FixA family protein, which produces MHIVVCIKEVPDSAQIRIHPVTNTIMRQGVPAIINPYDLFALEEALGLKDRWGAKVTVISMGPPQAAGALKKALSYGADQAVLLTDKAFAGADTLATSYALGAAIRKLGETEPVDLVFTGKQTIDGDTAQVGPGLSIRLGAQLLTYVSRIRDFAPAQRTLTVERRAEGGVQVLTAPLPCVVTMLEGSNELRFAKMPDMFRAARYDVPLMSRADAGIEDVTKVGLKGSPTVVNQVFAPPPKAVEPEQFPGETPDSRAEAFVERLFSQHPELGDAMLERLDAHPAP; this is translated from the coding sequence ATGCACATCGTCGTCTGTATTAAGGAAGTACCCGACAGCGCCCAGATCCGCATCCACCCGGTGACCAACACCATCATGCGCCAGGGCGTCCCTGCCATCATCAATCCCTATGATCTCTTTGCCCTGGAAGAGGCCCTGGGCCTCAAAGACCGGTGGGGCGCCAAGGTCACGGTGATTTCCATGGGACCGCCCCAGGCCGCCGGGGCGTTGAAAAAAGCCCTGTCCTACGGAGCTGACCAGGCGGTGCTGCTCACCGACAAGGCCTTTGCCGGGGCGGACACCCTGGCCACCTCCTACGCCCTGGGGGCCGCCATCCGCAAGCTGGGTGAGACGGAACCGGTGGATCTGGTATTCACCGGCAAACAGACCATCGACGGGGACACGGCCCAGGTGGGTCCGGGCCTCTCCATCCGCCTGGGTGCCCAGCTCCTCACCTACGTTTCCCGCATCCGGGACTTTGCCCCGGCCCAACGCACCCTCACCGTGGAACGGCGGGCCGAAGGGGGGGTACAGGTGCTCACCGCCCCCCTGCCCTGCGTGGTCACCATGCTGGAAGGCAGCAACGAACTGCGTTTCGCCAAAATGCCCGACATGTTCCGGGCCGCCCGCTACGACGTGCCCCTCATGAGCCGGGCCGATGCGGGCATTGAAGACGTCACCAAGGTGGGCCTGAAAGGTTCTCCCACGGTGGTGAATCAGGTCTTCGCCCCGCCCCCCAAGGCGGTGGAACCGGAACAGTTCCCGGGGGAAACCCCGGACAGCCGGGCGGAAGCCTTTGTGGAGCGCCTGTTCAGCCAGCATCCCGAATTGGGGGATGCCATGCTGGAACGGCTCGACGCCCACCCCGCCCCCTAA
- a CDS encoding FAD-dependent oxidoreductase, with amino-acid sequence MREQFDVIVVGAGPAGNAAAYTLAKAGLSVLQLERGEYPGSKNVQGAILYSHALEKIIPDFRESAPLERPVVEQRMWLMDEGKSYLGATYRNEDFADQPGRYTILRAKFDKWFSAKVQEAGALLICETTVKELLRDPSGQVIGVRTEREDGDIYADAVVLADGVNSLLAQNAGLRRDIAPEHAALAVKETLFLPKEQIEARFNIGPGQGVVTEIAGSITEGMLGTGFLYTNKDSISIGIGCILSDLRTRQLPPYVLLERLKQHPAVRPLIAGAEMKEYAAHMIPEGGSKALPQLYGAGWLMVGDSAGFVNAIHREGSNLAMTTGRLAAETLIALKGAGKPMSAANLAAYKEAVDASFVMADMNKYKDAPDMLLANPQFLGVYPGLLDRAAKTLLTVDGDSKQEKQRQIWQSFKEKRSFWGLIGDAYKFWRAFK; translated from the coding sequence ATGCGTGAACAATTTGACGTCATCGTGGTGGGGGCGGGCCCGGCGGGCAACGCCGCCGCCTACACCCTGGCCAAGGCCGGACTTTCCGTCCTGCAACTGGAGCGGGGCGAATACCCGGGCTCCAAGAACGTTCAGGGGGCCATTCTTTACAGCCACGCCCTGGAAAAAATTATCCCGGATTTCCGGGAATCCGCCCCCCTGGAACGGCCCGTGGTGGAACAGCGCATGTGGCTCATGGACGAAGGAAAGTCCTACCTGGGAGCCACCTACCGCAATGAGGACTTTGCCGATCAGCCAGGCCGCTACACCATACTGCGGGCCAAGTTCGACAAATGGTTCTCCGCCAAGGTCCAGGAAGCAGGCGCCCTGCTCATCTGCGAAACCACGGTCAAGGAACTGCTGCGGGACCCTAGCGGCCAGGTCATCGGGGTACGCACGGAACGGGAAGACGGGGACATCTATGCCGACGCGGTGGTGCTGGCGGACGGGGTCAATTCCCTCCTCGCCCAGAACGCGGGCCTGCGCCGGGACATTGCCCCGGAACACGCCGCCCTGGCGGTCAAGGAAACCCTGTTCCTGCCCAAGGAGCAGATCGAGGCCCGCTTCAACATCGGCCCGGGCCAGGGGGTGGTAACGGAAATCGCCGGCAGCATTACGGAAGGCATGTTGGGCACCGGTTTCCTTTACACCAACAAGGATTCCATCTCCATCGGCATCGGCTGCATTCTCTCCGACCTACGCACCCGCCAGCTGCCGCCCTATGTGCTGCTGGAGCGGCTGAAGCAGCATCCGGCGGTACGGCCCCTGATCGCCGGAGCGGAAATGAAGGAATACGCCGCCCACATGATCCCGGAAGGGGGCAGCAAGGCCCTGCCCCAGCTCTATGGGGCCGGCTGGCTGATGGTGGGGGATTCGGCGGGCTTCGTGAACGCCATCCACCGGGAAGGGTCCAATCTGGCCATGACCACCGGCCGTCTGGCCGCCGAAACCCTCATCGCCCTGAAGGGGGCGGGTAAGCCCATGAGCGCCGCCAATCTGGCCGCCTACAAGGAGGCCGTGGATGCCAGCTTCGTCATGGCCGACATGAACAAATACAAGGACGCCCCGGACATGCTCCTGGCCAATCCCCAGTTCCTCGGGGTGTATCCGGGCCTGCTCGACCGGGCGGCCAAGACCCTACTCACGGTGGACGGGGACAGCAAACAGGAAAAGCAACGGCAGATCTGGCAAAGCTTCAAGGAAAAACGTTCCTTCTGGGGCCTGATCGGGGATGCCTACAAATTCTGGAGGGCCTTCAAATGA